From the Ammoniphilus sp. CFH 90114 genome, the window TTCTATGCTGACCATTATGGTTGTGTTGTCTGCTTACTACATGCTTCAAGGCCCGATTGAACAAGTCCCCGTAGCTTCTAACTCGCCATCACCAGAAGCACAAGAATTACAGGTGGATAGCCAGCAAATTGAGACTGGGGAGTCAATGGAAGGTACTGCTGAAGCTATGCCTGGAAGTGCTTCTGACTACTTTATTGAGACGAAGTTAAATCGTGACGCTTGGCAATCTCAAAAGATGGAAGAGTACTTGTCTATTATGACCAACGCAGAAGACAAAGAAGCTGTCACTCAGGCTAAGTCAAATTATGACAAGCTCGTAACTCAACAGGATACGGAAATGACAGTTGAGAGCTTAATTAAGGCACTAGGATATAATGAGGCTGTTATTATTTCTAAAGAGAATCGCGTAAACGTCATCGTTCAAGCAGAAAAGCTAGAAAGACAAAATGCAGTTGAAATTATGAAATTGGTCACTCAGCATCTAGAAGTCCCATCCAATAATATTGTGGTAACATATAAACCATAAACGTTTCAAACACAAATCAACTGCGACAGGACCCACAAGGGTTCTTTTTTTTTGTAATGGGTAGATTGTGCCTTTAGAGGAAGAATATGATATAATGTTTGATATTTGGTTGAGGAAAAACTTTATTGTGTTTCTAAGTTTAATGAGGAGTGGCTATCACATGTTAAAAATGCATGAAATAAGAGAAATCATAAAATTGGTTGACCAATCCAGTGTGCAAGAATTCGAAATGGAAAATGAAGGATTACGTATCAGTATAAAAAAAGGACGAGAGGGTGTAGTACTGCCTGAACAACAGGTTGTTGCAGCTGCACCAGTAATACCAGCTCCAGCTCCAGTTGTTGTTTCTAAGCCTGCGCCAACGGTTGAAAGGGTAAGAGAACCAGAAGTTCCAACTCAGCAGGCAGCTGTACAGGAACCGGTAGTTGACGAAGCCCTTAAGAAGATTGTGTCGCCTATGGTTGGAACTTTTTATACCAAGCCTGACCCGAATTCACCTTCTTATGTAAAAGTTGGAGATAAGGTTAATCCAGATAGCATCGTGTGTATTGTTGAGGCAATGAAGCTGTTTAATGAGATTGAGGCTGAGGTAACGGGTGAAATCGTCAAGATCTTGGTTACAGATGGCCAGTTAGTAGAGTACGGGCAACCTCTATTCCTAGTTAAATAAGGAATATTACCCGTTGATTGCATTGTAAAACAACGACTCAGTTGTTATAATTTAGTAGGAGGTGCTTTAAGTTATGGAGATGATTGCAGATTTTGAGAAGACCGAATTAGGCAAGATCGAAATAGCTCCTGAAGTGATTGAAGTCATTACAGGTCTGGCAGCAGCAGAAGTAGATGGAGTAGCTCATATGAGCGGCGGATTCGTCGGGGACATTGCTGAGCGCTTAGGTAGGAAGAACCTGGCTAAGGGTGTGAAAGTAGAAGTAGGCAAGAAGGAAGCCGCTGTGGATGTTTATATTATCGTTAAATATGGATATAAGATCCCTGAAGTTGCTCGTAATATCCAGGAGAACGTTCGCCAGGGCATTGAGAATATGACGGGACTTAAGGTCATAGAAGTCAATGTACACATTGTGGATGTTGAATTTAAGACAGAGAAGAAAGTGGAGGTTGAAGAGCCTCTTCATCGTGTAAGATAGGTACGGACAGACCCCTTTTGTCAAGGGGTCTTATCTGTTGAGTCTTTAAGTATCGATTGGGAGGTTCCTGCATTGAATTTATTTGATCGGTTAATCTTATCCCTTTATAGTCTTGCTTTGACCATTCTTTCGGTTATGGTGATCGCGGCCTCTCTTCATCTGATTCCCTATGAGTTGGTCCAATCTAATATATTGGCTGTTTATGAAGCAGATAATATGAGGTATGCCTATCTAGGTGTAGCCGTGATTTTTTTCCTCATCAGCTTGAAATTCTTACTTCAGGGTTTTAGGCGGGTGAAGGATAGATCACATACCGAAGCCATTGCTCAGCGGACAGATTGGGGTCACGTAAGCATATCAGTATCCACCATTGAGAGTGTTGCGCTTAAGGCTGCCCGTCGAGTTCGTGGAGTACGGGAAGTGAAGAGTGTAATTAAGTCAGACGAAACAGGAACATCCATCTTAATGAAAGTGTCCATCGATGGTGACACTCCTGTTCCTTCCATTGTTGAAGAGGTACAGAAGGGTGTTAAAGAACAGGTTGAGGCTATCATTGGTATAGAGATAAAGCAAGTAGATGTTAAGATAACAGAAGTAGCCCAGCAGTCGTCCACTACACGGTTAAGTCGAGTGGAATAGGGGGAGTGTCTATGCTTTGGCAGTTGATGCAAGTTCACCCTGGGAAAACAATAGGTGTTCTCAGTGGATTAATTCTCGGGATCTTGTACATTTGGCTAGGATTTCTTAATACATTAGTTATTTTGGTTTTCGTCAGCACTGGGTTTTATTTCGGTAGAAAGTACGATAACAGAGAAAGTTTAACTGATGTATTAGACCGCATTCTTCCTGGTAAATTTACGAAGTACTAACAAGGGCGTTTTTGCCCTTTTTTCTTTTTTAATTTAGGAGAGACTAATACATACAAAATCCTTTTAACGGTAGGGTGATGATCAATTGATGAAACGTCGTGAAGTGCGTGAGAAAGTAGTCCAAGTGTTGTACCAGGTTGATATGAGAGGGATAGATATATCTGAAGCCATGAAGGCTACATCAGATGAACCTATAGAACAGCAAGATAGGGAATACTTAGAATCTATTGTAAAAGGAATCCTTAACCATCAGACAGAGTTGGACGAATCCATAAAGAAGTATCTTAGGAATTGGTCACTTGAACGGTTGGGCTTTGTCGATCGAGCCATTCTTCGACTGGCTGCCTATGAAATTTATTACATGGATGACATACCAGATAAAGTTTCAGTCAATGAAGCCATTGAGTTATCAAGATCGTTTGGAATGGAGGAGTCCGTTAAATACATCAATGCCGTACTAGCCAACCTGGTAAAGGAAAAGAACGGAGCAGCCGAAGAGGTTCCGCAAGGTGAATAAGGCCATTCTTGGAATCGATACAAGTAATTATCGAACGTCTCTTTGTTTGATTGATCTTGAAGGGCGGATGATTTCCGAAGAAAAGAGACTTCTTACCGTAAAACCAGGGGAAAGAGGGTTGCAGCAGTCTGAGGCTGTATTCCAGCATATTCAGCGCCTTCCTGAGTTAGCTAATCAAATGCAATGGGAAAAGTTTGAGGTTGTGGCTATAGCGGTGAGTGTACAGCCGCGGCCAGTGGAGGGTTCCTATATGCCTGTATTTAAGGTAGGAGAAAGCTGGGCCCAAGGAATCGCGACTTTTCTTCGAATTCCTCTCTATCCTACAAGTCATCAAGAGATGCATATTGCTGCAGGAGAGTATTCCTCTGCGAAGCGGCCGGAACATGACCGTTTTCTAGCCTTTCACTTATCAGGCGGCACAAGCGAATTGCTTCTATGCAATAGAACCAATACAGGCTATGAAATTAATAAGCTAGGTGGAACTTTGGATTTACATGCAGGGCAATTAGTTGATCGTGTAGGGGTGGCCTTAGGTTTACCATTTCCTAGTGGTCCGTATCTAGAGGAGCTTGCCAAACAAAGTATAGATAGTGAGATTAGAGTTCCCTCCACTGGAAAAGGGTATGACTTCCATTTATCCGGTGCTGAAAATCAACTGATGAAGCTGATTTCAGATCCCTCCATTCATCGAGGTGCGATCGCAAGAGCTACCGAATTGTGCATAGCTAAAAGTTTGGAGAAAGTCATTCGTTATGCATCGGAGCAAAGTCATCCTAAAGAAGTGCTTATCGTCGGAGGGGTTGCTGCCAACTCTTTTATTAAATCTCGCTTAATTGAACGACTAGAGCACCCTGCTGTAGGGTGTTCGTTGTATTTTGCTGATCCAGCTTATTCTGGAGATAATGCTTTTGGTGTAGCTCAAATTGGGTTACAACAACACTTAAACACGAACATTATATAGAAGTTTATGTTTTATATTCGCTTATTTTGTTTACAAGCCCACTCCTACAAGCTAAACTATAACTATCAGATGAAAAGTGGGGGTAATTCTAATGTCAGCAGTTATTATAGATGGAAAACAGGTAGCTAAGGATATTCGTGAAGAAATAAAGGTAGAAGTGGAACGCTTAACTCAGCAAGGAGTCCGTCCGGGCTTGGCTGTTATTCTTATTGGGGAAGATCCAGCTTCACAATCTTATGTAAAGGCAAAAGCAAAGGCGTGTGAAGAAGCCGGAATTTATTCTTCCGTTATTCGCAAGAACGAAACCATTACGGAATCTGAATTGCTTCAATTGATTGATGAGTTAAACGGAGATGAGAGCATTCATGGCATCTTGGTACAGCTTCCCCTTCCTAAGCATATTTCCGAGGAAGCGGTTATTCAAGCTATTCATCCAGCTAAAGATGTTGATGGTTTCCATCCAATCAATGTTGGGAATATGGTCATTGGCGCAGATTGCTACCTTCCTTGTACTCCTCATGGTGTGGTAGAGCTGATTAAGCGTACAGGCACATCGATATCTGGGAAGCATGCCGTGGTCGTAGGAAGAAGTAATATTGTAGGGAAACCCGTCTCTATGTTATTGTTACAAGAAAACGCTACGGTTTCCATTTGTCATTCCAGAACGAAGAATTTAGCCGATATTACTCGTCAAGCCGATATTCTTGTTGTAGCTGTCGGTAAAGCCCATATGATCGGAGCAGAACACGTAGCACCAGGAGCTATTGTTATTGATGTAGGAGTAAACCGGGTAGAAGGGAATAAACTCGTTGGTGATGTTCGCTTTGATGAAGTAAAGGAAATAGCAGGATTTATTACCCCGGTTCCTGGTGGAGTCGGACCTATGACGATAACCATGTTATTGAAGAATACGGTTGAAGCGGCAAAAAAGAAAATGATGGCGTAGAAGCAGGGGGCTAAAAGTATTGGAGAATCGTAATATTTATTCCGTTGCTGAGATCAACCGATACTTAAAGGATCTTATTGAAGGTAACACACAGCTTCAGGATGTCTGGATTCGTGGAGAAATCTCGAATTTTACCCACCATAGCCGTGGTCATATGTATTTTACGGTCAAAGATGAGGATGCGGTGCTAAAAGCAGTCATGTTTGCAGGAAATAACCGTTATCTTAAGTTTATACCTAAGAATGGGACCAAAGTGCTTGTTCGGGGAGCTATTTCTGTATATGAGAGTGGTGGACAATACCAATTAATTGCGAGAGAAATGCAACCGGACGGGATTGGGAGCCTCTATCTAGCTTTCGAACAGTTAAAACAAAAACTCCAAGAAGAAGGGCTTTTTGCCCCCGATCGGAAAAAAGGGTTACCTGTCTATCCGCGTGCAATTGGTGTTGTGACGAGTCCAACTGGGGCTGCTGTTCGAGATATCATTACGACGATTAGAAGACGCTACCCTATCGCTCGAATTATTCTGGTACCTGTTTTAGTCCAAGGTGAACAAGCTCCTTCTTCCATAAGTAAAGCCATTGAGTTGATGAACAAGAGTGAGGACGCCATCGATGTGTTAATCGTTGGGCGTGGAGGGGGCTCTATTGAAGAACTGTGGGCGTTCAATACAGAGATTGTAGCAAGAAGCATCTTTGCTTCCAGAATCCCTATCATATCTGCTGTGGGTCATGAGACGGATTTCACGATTGCTGACTTTGTGGCAGATATTCGAGCCGCTACACCGACAGCAGCTGCTGAACTGGCAGTTCCTCATGTTTTAGAACTCCGTCAACGACTTACTTGGTTGCAGGATAAGTTGCAGTCAAAGTTATTGACTCGTCTGAACCAATCCGAAGAGAGATTCAAGAGAGCACACCGTTCCTTGGTATTAAAGCACCCGCAGAAACAAGTAGAATCCGCGAATCAGAAGTTAGATCGACTAGTTGATCGCTTCTATTTAGGAATGCATCGATTTAATAGAGAACGAAGATTAAAGTTAAACGTTTCAACTGGGCGACTCCAATTCTATAATCCGGGGAAGCAACTCAAGGATTATAGGGAAAGATTGGGACGAATTCAACAGGGTCTCGTGAAGCTTGCTTCTCAGACCGTTAGCGATAAAAGAAACGACTGGCTGTTAACCATGGCTCGCTTAGATGGCCTAAGCCCATTAAAGATTATGGGTCGAGGCTATTCCTTGGTCTATAAGAACGAGGAATTAGTTAAGTCCATACATCAGCTTGACCCTGGTGATGGGGTAAAGGTAAAATTAATGGATGGAACGATAGATTGCTCAGTTTGGGCGCTAGAAGAGAGGAAAAACCATGGAAAAGAATGAAATGCTTGCTCTTACCTTTGAAGAAGCACTCAAGCAATTAGAAGAGATTGTCGATATGCTGGAGGCTGGCGAAGTTCCTCTGGAGAAGGCAATCGATCTCTTTCAAGATGGCATGTTATTGTCACAGGTGTGCAGTCAGAAACTAGATAAAGTGGAACAGAAGATTGAGACCTTATTAGAGGAAAATGGGGGCATGGTGCTCAAGCCTCTTGAGCTCGAGGAGGATCGCAAGTGAACTCTGTCTTTAATATTCAAGAATACTTAATAGAGAAACAAAGATATATTGAGCAGGCATTGCCTGCTTTTTTGCCAACTGATGGAGTGCCTAAGCCTCTGATGGAATCGATGGAATATTCCTATTATGCTGGAGGAAAGCGAATTCGTCCTATCCTGTTGCTTGCGACTCTAGAAGCATTCGGGAAAAGTCCAGATATCGGCTTGCCTGCTGCTTGTGCAGTCGAGATGATTCATACGTATTCCCTTATTCATGATGATCTGCCTGCCATGGATAATGACGATTTTCGCAGGGGAAAGCCCACCAATCATAAGAAGTTTGGTGAGGCAACAGCCATCCTTGCTGGGGATGGTCTTTTAACAGAAGCTTTTCGAGCGGTTTGTTCCCTTGCTCAGTTGGGGATTGCTCCAACCCATATTTTGTCCATTGTCTGTGAGCTTTCTAGGTATGCTGGACCGCAAGGAATGGTTGGAGGTCAGATGGCTGATCTGCTTGGGGAAGGCAAGCAACTTGAGCTACCTGAGCTGCAATATATCCACCATCATAAGACGGCAGATCTACTCATATTTTGCGTTCGCAGCGGAGCACGATTAGGTGGGGCAGACGAGGAACAGATGGAGCAATTAACGCTGTTCGCCCGCAATATTGGACTCGCTTTTCAGATCCAGGATGACATCCTTGATGTCTATGGGGATGAAGCAACGATCGGGAAGCCGGTAGGAAGCGATATCGCTAAGGAGAAATCTACTTATCCAGCTTTAATAGGGTTAAAAGCAAGTCAAGCTGAACTAGAACGGCTAGTAACGGAAGCGAAGCAGGCTCTTCGCAAGACCAGAGTGCAGACGCAAGTATTGGATGCTTTGGCTGATTTTATAATTAAACGAGATAAGTAGATCATTGGATCCCGCACATTGAGACACGATTCTGTGTATGATATAATACCAAGTTGATGAAGAGTGGTGCAGTATTCTAGTCGGTCCCCTTTCTCTGAAGGCGGGGCTAAAAATCCGCTAAAGGGCACATCGATGAAGTCCCTGGTGGAGGCTTACGACGCCCAGTCGTGGGTCTGTGCTGGGGGTTAAGGTTTCGGGGCGATCCACAATGGCATGTGGGCGTTGACCCTGATTCCGCGGAGGCCCAAGTGCGTAGTATGGCGAAAAGCGCACGTACAGCTATGGCTTGGGGTATGAACCTGTATGTCGGCTACACAATGCATGCGGTCGATGTACAGCGTAGCCTGCCTTGCGTGGTGCCGGAGGGAGTATGGGATTCAGTTTGCCGTTATCCTTGGCCAGATGCGGTAATCCAGTGCCGTATGAAACCTGCACTGCAAAAGAGGCTAGGAGGATGTTCAGGGCTGCTGAGGAAATCTCCTAGACTGTTCGCTTTATGCGTAGTCCTGTAGGGATTAAAGTGTGGACTAAGTGGTAATCCAGTCCAATGTATGGCGACAGCATTGAGGTGGGTATAAAGGGAAACCGCCAGAACGGCAACGTTCTGGTTCCTGCTTGGGAAAACCTACTGGACCTCAAGCCACAGTGTTTACCTACAGGGTGACCACTCTTCTAAATGATATCCAATTTTGCTACATAAGCCTTAAGGCGTTGTCCTGTACTGGGCAATGCTTTTTTCGTTTATGATAACAAAAAAGATGTCGATAGAAATGTTTTATGTTAACATAGTGTTATTGTTTGAGCCAAATAACTATTAGAGTTGAATAAATTGGCAATCATAGTTATAAATGATACGAAAGTGAGGAGTTACCTTGCTGTTAAGAGAAATAAACTCCCCAGACAAATTAAAACAACTGTCTATTCCTCAGATGGAAGAGCTGGCTGAGGAAATTCGACAGTTTCTCATTGAAAAGCTTTCAAAAACGGGAGGGCATCTTGCGTCGAATCTAGGAGTTGTGGAATTGACCCTAGCTCTTCACCATGTTTTTAATAGTCCTATTGATAAATTCATTTGGGATGTCGGACACCAATCCTATGTTCACAAGATCCTTACTGGTCGGATTGATCGGTTTGATACCCTTCGAAAATACAAGGGATTATCTGGTTTTCCTAAGAGAAGTGAGAGTGTGCATGATGTTTGGGAAACCGGACATAGCAGTACTTCCTTGTCTGCTGCTATGGGAATGGCTATTGCTCGTGATTTAAAGAAGGAAAATAATAAGGTTGTGGCCATTATTGGAGACGGAGCTCTTACCGGTGGTATGGCTTTTGAGGCTCTTAATCATATTGGTCATGAGAAGAAGAATCTGATTACAATCTTAAATGATAATGAAATGTCGATTGCCCCAAATGTTGGAGCTATGCACAATTATTTGGGAAAGCTAAGAACAGACCAGCATTACCGTAGGGCTAAAGAAGAGTTAGAATCATTATTGCGCAAAATTCCAGCAGTAGGTGGGAAGTTAGCCAAGACGGCGGAGCGAGTGAAAGACAGCCTGAAATACATGCTCGTCTCTGGTGTTTTATTTGAAGAGCTCGGTTTTACCTATTTAGGCCCAATAGATGGTCATAACTTACCAGAGCTTATGGAGTGCCTGAATCAGGCGGCTCATACGGAAGGTCCTGTTCTGGTTCATGTGATTACAAAAAAGGGAAAAGGATATGCACCTGCTGAGGCAGATTCCCACACCTGGCATGGTGTAAGTCCCTACAAGATTGAATCTGGCGAAATGATGAAAAAGCCAGGCCCTCCTTCTTACCCTTCTGTGTTTGCTAATACGGTGATGAAAGTCTCAGAGACAGATCCTAAAGTAGTAGCTATTACACCGGCTATGCCTGGTGGATCCGGATTAACAAAGTATGCTGAGCGCTTTCCAGACCGATTTTTTGATGTAGGGATTGCTGAACAGCATGCTGTTACAATGGCCGCTGGCCTTGCAACTCAAGGGATTAAACCTGTCTGTGCCATTTATTCCACGTTCCTACAACGCGGTTACGACCAGGTAGTGCACGATGTAGCCAGGCAAAATCTTAATGTCTTCTTTGCCATTGACCGTGCTGGGTTTGTAGGTGAAGACGGAGAAACCCATCATGGGGTGTATGACATTGGATTTTTGCGCAGTTTGCCTAACATGGTTATTATGATGCCGAGTAATGAAAATGAATTCCAGCATATGATTTATACAGCTACAC encodes:
- a CDS encoding SpoIIIAH-like family protein codes for the protein MVLKKQTVWLLSMLTIMVVLSAYYMLQGPIEQVPVASNSPSPEAQELQVDSQQIETGESMEGTAEAMPGSASDYFIETKLNRDAWQSQKMEEYLSIMTNAEDKEAVTQAKSNYDKLVTQQDTEMTVESLIKALGYNEAVIISKENRVNVIVQAEKLERQNAVEIMKLVTQHLEVPSNNIVVTYKP
- the accB gene encoding acetyl-CoA carboxylase biotin carboxyl carrier protein, with amino-acid sequence MLKMHEIREIIKLVDQSSVQEFEMENEGLRISIKKGREGVVLPEQQVVAAAPVIPAPAPVVVSKPAPTVERVREPEVPTQQAAVQEPVVDEALKKIVSPMVGTFYTKPDPNSPSYVKVGDKVNPDSIVCIVEAMKLFNEIEAEVTGEIVKILVTDGQLVEYGQPLFLVK
- a CDS encoding Asp23/Gls24 family envelope stress response protein translates to MEMIADFEKTELGKIEIAPEVIEVITGLAAAEVDGVAHMSGGFVGDIAERLGRKNLAKGVKVEVGKKEAAVDVYIIVKYGYKIPEVARNIQENVRQGIENMTGLKVIEVNVHIVDVEFKTEKKVEVEEPLHRVR
- the amaP gene encoding alkaline shock response membrane anchor protein AmaP, whose product is MNLFDRLILSLYSLALTILSVMVIAASLHLIPYELVQSNILAVYEADNMRYAYLGVAVIFFLISLKFLLQGFRRVKDRSHTEAIAQRTDWGHVSISVSTIESVALKAARRVRGVREVKSVIKSDETGTSILMKVSIDGDTPVPSIVEEVQKGVKEQVEAIIGIEIKQVDVKITEVAQQSSTTRLSRVE
- a CDS encoding DUF2273 domain-containing protein; its protein translation is MLWQLMQVHPGKTIGVLSGLILGILYIWLGFLNTLVILVFVSTGFYFGRKYDNRESLTDVLDRILPGKFTKY
- the nusB gene encoding transcription antitermination factor NusB, whose amino-acid sequence is MKRREVREKVVQVLYQVDMRGIDISEAMKATSDEPIEQQDREYLESIVKGILNHQTELDESIKKYLRNWSLERLGFVDRAILRLAAYEIYYMDDIPDKVSVNEAIELSRSFGMEESVKYINAVLANLVKEKNGAAEEVPQGE
- a CDS encoding O-sialoglycoprotein endopeptidase, which produces MNKAILGIDTSNYRTSLCLIDLEGRMISEEKRLLTVKPGERGLQQSEAVFQHIQRLPELANQMQWEKFEVVAIAVSVQPRPVEGSYMPVFKVGESWAQGIATFLRIPLYPTSHQEMHIAAGEYSSAKRPEHDRFLAFHLSGGTSELLLCNRTNTGYEINKLGGTLDLHAGQLVDRVGVALGLPFPSGPYLEELAKQSIDSEIRVPSTGKGYDFHLSGAENQLMKLISDPSIHRGAIARATELCIAKSLEKVIRYASEQSHPKEVLIVGGVAANSFIKSRLIERLEHPAVGCSLYFADPAYSGDNAFGVAQIGLQQHLNTNII
- the folD gene encoding bifunctional methylenetetrahydrofolate dehydrogenase/methenyltetrahydrofolate cyclohydrolase FolD, translating into MSAVIIDGKQVAKDIREEIKVEVERLTQQGVRPGLAVILIGEDPASQSYVKAKAKACEEAGIYSSVIRKNETITESELLQLIDELNGDESIHGILVQLPLPKHISEEAVIQAIHPAKDVDGFHPINVGNMVIGADCYLPCTPHGVVELIKRTGTSISGKHAVVVGRSNIVGKPVSMLLLQENATVSICHSRTKNLADITRQADILVVAVGKAHMIGAEHVAPGAIVIDVGVNRVEGNKLVGDVRFDEVKEIAGFITPVPGGVGPMTITMLLKNTVEAAKKKMMA
- the xseA gene encoding exodeoxyribonuclease VII large subunit, with protein sequence MENRNIYSVAEINRYLKDLIEGNTQLQDVWIRGEISNFTHHSRGHMYFTVKDEDAVLKAVMFAGNNRYLKFIPKNGTKVLVRGAISVYESGGQYQLIAREMQPDGIGSLYLAFEQLKQKLQEEGLFAPDRKKGLPVYPRAIGVVTSPTGAAVRDIITTIRRRYPIARIILVPVLVQGEQAPSSISKAIELMNKSEDAIDVLIVGRGGGSIEELWAFNTEIVARSIFASRIPIISAVGHETDFTIADFVADIRAATPTAAAELAVPHVLELRQRLTWLQDKLQSKLLTRLNQSEERFKRAHRSLVLKHPQKQVESANQKLDRLVDRFYLGMHRFNRERRLKLNVSTGRLQFYNPGKQLKDYRERLGRIQQGLVKLASQTVSDKRNDWLLTMARLDGLSPLKIMGRGYSLVYKNEELVKSIHQLDPGDGVKVKLMDGTIDCSVWALEERKNHGKE
- the xseB gene encoding exodeoxyribonuclease VII small subunit, whose translation is MEKNEMLALTFEEALKQLEEIVDMLEAGEVPLEKAIDLFQDGMLLSQVCSQKLDKVEQKIETLLEENGGMVLKPLELEEDRK
- a CDS encoding polyprenyl synthetase family protein codes for the protein MNSVFNIQEYLIEKQRYIEQALPAFLPTDGVPKPLMESMEYSYYAGGKRIRPILLLATLEAFGKSPDIGLPAACAVEMIHTYSLIHDDLPAMDNDDFRRGKPTNHKKFGEATAILAGDGLLTEAFRAVCSLAQLGIAPTHILSIVCELSRYAGPQGMVGGQMADLLGEGKQLELPELQYIHHHKTADLLIFCVRSGARLGGADEEQMEQLTLFARNIGLAFQIQDDILDVYGDEATIGKPVGSDIAKEKSTYPALIGLKASQAELERLVTEAKQALRKTRVQTQVLDALADFIIKRDK
- the dxs gene encoding 1-deoxy-D-xylulose-5-phosphate synthase codes for the protein MLLREINSPDKLKQLSIPQMEELAEEIRQFLIEKLSKTGGHLASNLGVVELTLALHHVFNSPIDKFIWDVGHQSYVHKILTGRIDRFDTLRKYKGLSGFPKRSESVHDVWETGHSSTSLSAAMGMAIARDLKKENNKVVAIIGDGALTGGMAFEALNHIGHEKKNLITILNDNEMSIAPNVGAMHNYLGKLRTDQHYRRAKEELESLLRKIPAVGGKLAKTAERVKDSLKYMLVSGVLFEELGFTYLGPIDGHNLPELMECLNQAAHTEGPVLVHVITKKGKGYAPAEADSHTWHGVSPYKIESGEMMKKPGPPSYPSVFANTVMKVSETDPKVVAITPAMPGGSGLTKYAERFPDRFFDVGIAEQHAVTMAAGLATQGIKPVCAIYSTFLQRGYDQVVHDVARQNLNVFFAIDRAGFVGEDGETHHGVYDIGFLRSLPNMVIMMPSNENEFQHMIYTATQYEKGPVAVRYPRGNGIGIPMDAELQQIPVGKSVIVQEGSHVAILALGNMLQLAEQAAEILKEDGIEPMVVDARFVKPLDRDLLLHLAKEGYHIITVEEGAVAGGFGSAVLEFYASEGYHDMVVELVGIPDEYVEHGSVSEQRREIGLTPERIAQQAINLWPRKRQRA